Proteins from a single region of Cytophagaceae bacterium:
- a CDS encoding dienelactone hydrolase family protein — MNQDIINLFDEYTHKPLKREDFLSRLAKMAGGTAAAMAILPVLEGNYSATAQTTESDIDLKIEEVSFPSKNCTMKGYLAIPSKSKGKLGAVLVIHENRGLTPHIKDVTRRIAKEGFIALGVDALSPYGGTPANEDEARAFFPKLDAKQNLENLLSGLEYLRGLKKSNGKTGTVGFCWGGGMVNSLATLDPKINASVAYYGRQADAADVPKIKSKIMLHYAGLDERVNAGIPVYEEALKVNKIDYQVFVYEGAQHAFNNDSSPARYNAEVAKLAWARTLEFFRKELG, encoded by the coding sequence ATGAATCAGGACATTATCAATCTTTTCGACGAATACACCCATAAACCGCTCAAAAGAGAGGATTTTCTATCAAGATTGGCCAAAATGGCTGGAGGTACTGCTGCAGCTATGGCGATTCTGCCGGTTTTGGAGGGGAATTACTCAGCTACAGCCCAAACAACAGAATCAGATATTGATTTAAAAATTGAAGAAGTAAGTTTCCCTTCAAAAAACTGTACCATGAAAGGTTATCTGGCGATACCTTCAAAATCAAAAGGTAAGCTGGGTGCGGTTTTGGTGATTCATGAAAACCGCGGGCTCACGCCTCATATTAAGGACGTAACCCGCCGCATCGCCAAGGAAGGATTTATAGCTCTGGGTGTTGATGCCCTTTCGCCTTATGGTGGTACACCGGCTAATGAAGATGAAGCCAGGGCATTTTTTCCGAAATTAGATGCCAAACAAAACCTTGAAAACCTGCTAAGTGGCTTGGAATATTTGAGAGGACTAAAAAAATCAAATGGAAAGACAGGAACTGTAGGCTTCTGCTGGGGTGGCGGAATGGTCAATTCTTTGGCAACGCTTGACCCAAAAATCAATGCATCTGTGGCTTACTATGGCCGCCAGGCAGATGCCGCCGATGTACCCAAAATCAAGTCTAAAATTATGCTGCACTATGCGGGTCTTGACGAAAGAGTAAATGCCGGAATTCCTGTTTATGAGGAAGCTCTGAAAGTCAATAAAATTGATTACCAGGTTTTTGTATATGAAGGAGCACAGCATGCTTTCAACAATGACTCCTCGCCCGCACGCTACAATGCCGAGGTGGCCAAACTGGCTTGGGCGAGAACTTTGGAGTTTTTTAGGAAGGAGTTGGGGTGA
- the tnpA gene encoding IS200/IS605 family transposase has protein sequence MEFQRIGGHTVSRLTAHIVWSTKYRYSVLEGDIKIRCRTILIQICEAEGVQILKGVVSKNHIHMHIEYRPSQDLSTLVKLLKGRSSRKLQMEFPELKKRYWGRHFWAIGFGCWSTGNITDEMVNEYLEHHRNPDSNDNTNFIVE, from the coding sequence ATGGAATTTCAAAGAATCGGCGGACATACAGTATCCCGATTGACTGCACATATTGTATGGTCAACAAAGTATAGATATTCAGTTTTGGAAGGAGATATTAAGATACGTTGTCGAACAATTTTGATACAAATCTGTGAGGCAGAAGGAGTACAGATTTTGAAGGGAGTTGTATCAAAGAATCATATTCATATGCATATAGAATATAGGCCATCGCAAGATTTGAGTACACTTGTAAAGTTATTAAAGGGGCGTTCATCTAGGAAATTGCAAATGGAATTTCCGGAGTTAAAGAAAAGATATTGGGGGCGTCACTTTTGGGCCATAGGATTTGGTTGTTGGAGTACAGGTAATATTACAGATGAGATGGTAAATGAATATTTGGAACATCATAGAAATCCTGATTCTAATGACAATACAAATTTCATAGTTGAGTAG